A window from Nitrospinota bacterium encodes these proteins:
- a CDS encoding ATP-binding cassette domain-containing protein, translating to YARLYSVKNAGQRAEELLRQVELFDRKNDLARTFSRGMIQRLSIARALVADPDFIFLDEPFTGLDVHSATVFRDLLQILHKREKTVLMISHDIGISLSVATRIAILNAGKIVYNEQASGKDVSSMKKIYLEKLGL from the coding sequence TTACGCGCGCCTCTACAGCGTAAAGAATGCCGGGCAACGCGCGGAAGAACTTCTAAGACAGGTGGAGCTGTTTGATAGAAAGAACGACCTGGCGAGAACATTTTCAAGAGGCATGATACAGCGGCTTTCAATCGCGAGGGCGCTGGTAGCCGATCCCGATTTCATTTTCCTCGACGAGCCGTTCACAGGGCTTGACGTACATTCGGCAACGGTATTTCGCGACCTCCTGCAGATTCTCCACAAAAGGGAAAAAACGGTACTCATGATCTCGCACGATATAGGGATCTCCCTATCGGTTGCAACAAGGATTGCGATACTCAACGCGGGAAAAATAGTTTACAACGAGCAGGCGTCGGGAAAAGACGTCTCTTCAATGAAAAAAATATATCTGGAAAAGCTGGGCCTATGA